From the Amia ocellicauda isolate fAmiCal2 chromosome 21, fAmiCal2.hap1, whole genome shotgun sequence genome, one window contains:
- the aldh6a1 gene encoding methylmalonate-semialdehyde/malonate-semialdehyde dehydrogenase [acylating], mitochondrial, which produces MAAAMLRSVWKNKVPLKVGQMCYSSSVPTTKLFIDGKFIESKSSEWLDIHNPATNEVIGRVPKATQEEMTAAVNSCTKAFHSWSETSVLSRQQIFLRYQQLIKDNLKEIAKLITLEQGKTLADAEGDVFRGLQVVEHTCSITSLMLGETLPSITKDMDTFTYRLPLGVCAGIAPFNFPAMIPLWMYPMGMVCGNTYLMKPSERVPGATMLLAKLLQDAGAPDGTLNIIHGQHDAVNFICEHPAIKAISFVGSNQAGEYIYERGSKHGKRVQSNMGAKNHGVVMPDANKENTLNQLVGAAFGAAGQRCMALSTAILVGEARSWLPELVERAKKLQVNSGDQPGADVGPLISPEARKRVNALIQSGVDEGASLLLDGRDVQVKGYENGNFVGPTILSQVKSSMKCYTEEIFGPVLVVLEASNLDEAIHIVNRNPYGNGTAIFTTNGATARKYTHEVDVGQVGVNVPIPVPLPMFSFTGSRASFRGDTNFYGKQGIQFYTHIKTVTSQWKEEDATLTSPAVVMPTMGR; this is translated from the exons ATGGCAGCTGCAATGTTGAGATCCGTGTGGAAGAACAAG GTGCCTCTTAAGGTGGGGCAGATGTGCTACTCGTCTTCTGTG CCTACCACAAAGCTGTTTATTGACGGGAAGTTTATTGAATCCAAGAGTTCGGAATGGCTTGACATCCATAACCCT GCCACCAATGAGGTGATCGGTCGGGTCCCTAAAGCCACCCAGGAGGAGATGACTGCAGCGGTGAACTCCTGCACTAAGGCCTTCCACTCCTGGTCTGAGACGTCAGTCCTCAGCCGCCAGCAGATCTTTCTGCGCTACCAGCAGCTCATCAAAGACAACCTG AAAGAGATTGCCAAGCTGATCACCCTGGAGCAGGGGAAGACCCTGGCAGATGCGGAGGGAGACGTGTTCAGAGGATTGC AGGTGGTGGAGCACACCTGCAGCATCACATCTCTGATGCTGGGGGAGACCCTGCCCTCCATCACCAAGGACATGGACACCTTCACATACCGCCTGCCCCTGGGCGTGTGTGCGGGCATCGCGCCTTTCAACTTCCCCGCCATGATCCCGCTGTGGATGTACCCCATGGGCATGGTCTGCGGGAACACCTACCTGATGAAGCCGTCCGAGAGGGTGCCGGGGGCCACCATGCTGCTGGCCAAGCTCCTGCAGGACGCGGGGGCCCCTGACGGCACGCTCAACATCATACATGGCCAGCACGACG CGGTGAACTTTATCTGTGAACATCCTGCCATTAAGGCAATCAGCTTCGTGGGCTCCAACCAGGCGGGGGAGTACATCTATGAGAGGGGATCCAAACATGGCAAGAGAGTGCAGTCCAACATG GGAGCAAAGAACCATGGCGTGGTGATGCCCGACGCCAACAAAGAGAACACCCTGAACCAGCTGGTGGGGGCTGCGTTTGGGGCGGCGGGGCAGCGCTGCATGGCCCTGTCCACTGCCATCCTGGTGGGCGAGGCCAGGTCCTGGCTGCCAGAGCTGGTGGAGAGGGCGAAGAAACTCCAGGTCAACTCAG GTGACCAACCTGGGGCTGATGTGGGGCCCCTCATCTCCCCTGAGGCCAGGAAGCGAGTGAACGCTCTGATCCAGAGTGGCGTGGATGAGGGCGCCTCTCTGCTGCTGGACGGGAGGGATGTCCAGGTGAAGGGCTATGAGAACGGAAACTTCGTGGGACCCACCATCCTGAGTCAAGTCAAA TCCAGTATGAAATGCTACACAGAGGAGATCTTTGGCCCGGTCTTGGTGGTTCTGGAGGCCAGCAATCTAGATGAAGCCATTCATATTGTGAACCGCAACCCCTACGGCAATGGCACTGCCATCTTCACCACGAATGGAGCTACTGCGCGCAAATACACACACGAGGTGGACGTGGGACAG GTTGGCGTTAATGTACCCATCCCTGTCCCACTGCCCATGTTCTCCTTCACTGGGTCTCGGGCCTCCTTCAGAGGAGACACCAACTTCTATGGGAAACAA GGAATTCAGTTTTACACCCATATCAAGACCGTCACATCTCAGTGGAAAGAGGAGGATGCCACTCTGACAAGCCCGGCCGTTGTAATGCCAACCATGGGACGTTAG
- the lin52 gene encoding protein lin-52 homolog, giving the protein MASPSGGDDFENSLMSLEKLDRASPDLWPEQLPGVAEFAASFKSPITNSPPKWMAELENDDIEMLKELGSLTTANLMEKVKGLQNLAYQLGLEESREMTRGKFLNILEKPKK; this is encoded by the exons ATGGCGTCTCCCAGTGGAG GTGATGACTTCGAAAACTCTCTTATGAGTTTAGAGAAATTAGACCGAGCCTCTCCAGATCTGTGGCCGGAGCAAC TCCCTGGGGTTGCAGAATTCGCAGCCTCCTTTAAAAGT CCGATCACAAATTCCCCACCAAAGTGGATGGCCGAACTCGAAAACGATGACATTGAGATGTTAAAAG AGTTGGGAAGTTTGACCACAGCCAAcctgatggagaaagtgaagggACTGCAAAACCTGGCCTACCAGCTTGGGCTAGAAGAAT cCAGAGAAATGACCAGAGGCAAATTCCTGAACATCCTGGAGAAACCCAAGAAATAA